The following coding sequences are from one Vibrio syngnathi window:
- the rplP gene encoding 50S ribosomal protein L16 encodes MLQPKRTKFRKVMTGRNRGLAKGTEVSFGEFGLKAVGRGRLTARQIEAARRAMTRHIKRQGQIWIRVFPDKPITEKPLEVRQGKGKGSVAYWVAQIQPGKVMYEMNGVPEELAREAFRLAARKLPVKTTFVTKQVM; translated from the coding sequence ATGCTACAACCAAAACGTACTAAGTTCCGCAAGGTTATGACTGGTCGTAACCGTGGTCTAGCTAAAGGTACTGAAGTAAGCTTCGGCGAATTCGGTCTTAAAGCTGTTGGCCGTGGTCGCCTGACTGCACGTCAAATCGAAGCGGCACGTCGTGCTATGACACGTCACATTAAGCGTCAAGGTCAAATCTGGATCCGTGTGTTCCCAGACAAACCGATTACTGAAAAGCCTCTTGAAGTTCGTCAAGGTAAAGGTAAAGGTTCAGTTGCGTACTGGGTTGCTCAAATCCAACCAGGCAAAGTTATGTACGAGATGAATGGCGTACCTGAAGAGTTGGCACGTGAAGCGTTCCGCCTAGCGGCACGTAAACTGCCTGTTAAAACTACTTTTGTAACTAAGCAGGTGATGTGA
- the rpmC gene encoding 50S ribosomal protein L29, whose protein sequence is MKAQDLREKNVEELNAELLNLLREQFNLRMQAATGQLQQTHTLKAVRRDIARVKTVLTEKAGA, encoded by the coding sequence ATGAAAGCACAAGATCTACGCGAAAAGAACGTTGAAGAGCTTAACGCTGAGCTATTGAATTTGCTACGTGAACAGTTTAACTTGCGCATGCAAGCTGCAACTGGTCAACTACAGCAAACTCATACTCTAAAAGCTGTACGCCGTGACATCGCACGTGTGAAAACTGTTTTGACTGAAAAGGCAGGCGCATAA
- the rpsQ gene encoding 30S ribosomal protein S17 yields the protein MSETNRIQQGRVVSDKMDKSIVVAIERTVKHPIYGKFIKRTTKVHAHDEDNTCGLGDKVEIAECRPLSKTKSWTLVKVLEKAKI from the coding sequence ATGAGCGAAACTAACCGCATCCAGCAAGGCCGTGTAGTAAGTGACAAGATGGACAAGTCTATCGTTGTTGCTATTGAACGTACTGTAAAACACCCAATTTACGGTAAGTTCATCAAACGCACGACTAAAGTACACGCACACGACGAAGACAACACTTGTGGCCTAGGCGACAAAGTTGAAATCGCTGAGTGTCGTCCTCTGTCTAAGACTAAGTCTTGGACATTGGTTAAAGTTCTAGAAAAAGCGAAGATTTAA
- the rplN gene encoding 50S ribosomal protein L14, which yields MIQMQSTLDAADNSGARKVMCIKVLGGSHRRYAHIGDVIKVTVKEAIPRGKVKKGDVLKAVVVRTRKGVRRPDGSVIRFDSNACVLLNDTTEQPVGTRIFGPVTRELRNAKFMKIVSLAPEVL from the coding sequence ATGATCCAGATGCAAAGTACACTTGACGCAGCAGATAACTCTGGCGCGCGCAAGGTAATGTGTATTAAGGTTCTGGGTGGCTCTCACCGCCGTTATGCACATATCGGTGACGTCATCAAGGTTACAGTGAAGGAAGCGATTCCTCGCGGTAAAGTAAAGAAAGGTGATGTTCTGAAGGCGGTAGTAGTGCGCACCCGTAAAGGCGTTCGTCGCCCAGACGGTTCTGTCATTCGCTTCGACAGTAATGCTTGTGTATTGTTAAATGACACTACTGAGCAACCAGTCGGCACACGTATCTTTGGTCCTGTGACTCGTGAACTTCGTAACGCGAAATTCATGAAGATTGTATCACTTGCACCTGAAGTTCTGTAA
- the rplX gene encoding 50S ribosomal protein L24, whose protein sequence is MAAKIRRNDEVIILAGKDKGKKGKVTKVLTTGKVVVEGINLVKKHQKPVPALGQQGGIVEQEAAIDASNVAVFNAATGKADRIGFRIEDGKKVRFFKSNGETVSN, encoded by the coding sequence ATGGCAGCTAAAATCCGTCGTAATGACGAAGTAATCATTCTTGCTGGTAAAGATAAAGGCAAGAAAGGTAAAGTAACTAAGGTTCTGACAACTGGTAAAGTTGTTGTTGAAGGCATCAATCTTGTTAAAAAACACCAAAAGCCGGTTCCGGCTCTAGGTCAACAAGGTGGCATCGTTGAACAAGAAGCAGCTATTGATGCTTCTAACGTTGCAGTCTTTAACGCGGCTACTGGTAAAGCAGACCGTATCGGTTTCCGTATCGAAGATGGCAAGAAAGTTCGTTTCTTCAAATCTAACGGCGAAACTGTTTCTAACTAA
- the rplE gene encoding 50S ribosomal protein L5: MAKLHDYYKSSVVAELTKEFSYTSVMQVPRIEKITLNMGVGEAINDKKLLENAASDMATISGQKPLITKARKSVAGFKIREGYPIGCKVTLRGERMWEFLERLISIALPRVRDFRGVSAKSFDGRGNYSMGVREQIIFPEIDYDKVDRVRGLDITITTSAGSDEEGRALLAAFNFPFRK, from the coding sequence ATGGCGAAACTGCATGATTACTACAAGTCGTCTGTAGTCGCTGAGCTTACCAAAGAGTTCAGCTACACAAGCGTCATGCAAGTCCCTAGGATTGAGAAAATCACCCTAAACATGGGCGTTGGTGAAGCAATCAACGATAAGAAACTGCTAGAAAACGCAGCATCTGATATGGCAACGATCTCTGGTCAGAAGCCACTTATCACGAAAGCGCGTAAATCTGTAGCTGGTTTCAAAATTCGTGAAGGCTACCCAATTGGTTGTAAAGTAACCTTGCGTGGTGAGCGCATGTGGGAATTTTTAGAGCGTTTAATCTCTATCGCACTTCCACGTGTACGTGATTTCCGTGGTGTTAGCGCTAAGTCTTTTGACGGACGCGGTAACTACAGCATGGGCGTTCGCGAGCAAATCATCTTTCCGGAAATCGACTACGATAAAGTCGATCGTGTCCGCGGTCTTGATATTACTATCACGACATCTGCGGGATCCGATGAGGAAGGCCGAGCTCTGCTGGCTGCCTTTAACTTCCCATTCCGTAAGTAA
- the rpsN gene encoding 30S ribosomal protein S14, which translates to MAKQSMKAREAKRAKLVVKFAEKRSALKVIISDVNASEEDRWNAVLKLQSLPRDSSASRQRNRCNQTGRPHGYLRKFGLSRIKVREACMKGEIPGLRKASW; encoded by the coding sequence ATGGCTAAACAATCAATGAAAGCACGTGAAGCTAAACGTGCAAAACTAGTAGTTAAGTTCGCTGAAAAGCGTTCTGCGCTAAAAGTTATCATTAGCGATGTAAACGCATCTGAAGAAGATCGTTGGAATGCGGTTCTTAAACTGCAATCTCTTCCACGTGATTCAAGTGCATCACGTCAGCGCAACCGTTGCAACCAAACTGGTCGTCCACACGGTTACCTACGTAAATTCGGTCTAAGCCGTATTAAGGTTCGCGAAGCTTGCATGAAAGGCGAGATTCCGGGTCTTCGTAAGGCTAGCTGGTAA
- the rpsH gene encoding 30S ribosomal protein S8, translating to MSMQDPISDMLTRVRNGQAANKVAVKMPSSKLKVAIAALLKAEGYIVDFAVDSEAKPELEVTLKYFQAKPVIEQIKRVSRPGLRVYKNKDSLPTVMGGLGIAVVSTSKGLMSDRAARKAGLGGEIICYVA from the coding sequence ATGAGCATGCAAGATCCGATTTCGGATATGCTGACCCGCGTTCGTAACGGTCAGGCAGCAAATAAAGTTGCTGTAAAAATGCCTTCTTCAAAGCTTAAAGTTGCAATTGCTGCATTACTTAAAGCTGAAGGTTACATCGTAGACTTCGCTGTTGACAGCGAAGCAAAACCTGAGCTAGAAGTTACTCTTAAGTACTTCCAAGCTAAACCTGTAATCGAGCAAATCAAGCGCGTATCACGTCCTGGTCTAAGAGTTTATAAAAATAAAGACTCTTTACCTACAGTGATGGGTGGTCTTGGTATTGCAGTTGTTTCTACTTCCAAGGGTCTGATGTCTGACCGTGCTGCTCGTAAAGCAGGTCTTGGCGGTGAAATCATCTGTTACGTAGCTTAA
- the rplF gene encoding 50S ribosomal protein L6, which translates to MSRVAKAPVAIPAGVEVKLNGQEVTVKGSKGELTRVLNSAVVIAQEENNLTFGPKEGVTNAWAQAGTARALVNNMVVGVTVGFTKKLTLKGVGYRAAMKGNAVGLTLGFSHPVEHALPEGIKAECPSQTEIIITGCDKQVVGQVAADIRSYRAPEPYKGKGVRYADENVRTKEAKKK; encoded by the coding sequence ATGTCTCGTGTTGCTAAAGCACCTGTCGCTATTCCAGCTGGCGTAGAGGTGAAACTAAACGGCCAAGAAGTTACTGTAAAAGGTAGCAAAGGTGAGCTTACTCGCGTTCTTAACAGCGCCGTAGTTATTGCACAGGAAGAAAACAACCTAACTTTCGGACCGAAAGAAGGTGTTACTAACGCATGGGCACAAGCTGGTACAGCTCGCGCTCTAGTTAATAACATGGTTGTGGGTGTTACAGTGGGCTTCACTAAGAAGCTTACTCTTAAGGGTGTAGGTTACCGTGCTGCTATGAAAGGCAACGCTGTAGGTCTAACTCTTGGTTTTTCTCACCCAGTAGAGCACGCTCTACCTGAAGGTATTAAAGCTGAGTGCCCTAGCCAAACTGAGATCATCATTACTGGTTGCGATAAGCAAGTAGTAGGTCAAGTTGCGGCTGACATTCGTTCTTACCGTGCTCCTGAGCCTTACAAAGGCAAAGGTGTTCGTTACGCAGATGAAAATGTGCGTACTAAAGAAGCTAAGAAGAAGTAA
- the rplR gene encoding 50S ribosomal protein L18 gives MDKKASRIRRATRARRKIAELGATRLVVHRTPRHVYAQVISANGSEVIAAASTVEKAIREQVKNTGNVDAAKAVGKAVAERALEKGVASVAFDRSGFQYHGRVAALAESAREAGLKF, from the coding sequence ATGGATAAGAAAGCATCTCGCATCCGTCGTGCTACACGTGCACGTCGTAAGATTGCAGAACTTGGTGCAACTCGCCTGGTAGTACATCGTACTCCTCGCCATGTTTACGCACAAGTTATCTCGGCAAACGGCTCTGAGGTTATCGCAGCTGCTTCTACTGTAGAAAAAGCGATCCGTGAGCAAGTTAAGAACACTGGTAACGTCGATGCAGCTAAAGCAGTTGGTAAAGCTGTTGCTGAGCGCGCTCTTGAAAAAGGCGTAGCTTCAGTTGCATTTGACCGTTCTGGTTTCCAATACCACGGTCGAGTAGCGGCGCTAGCAGAATCTGCTCGCGAAGCTGGTCTGAAATTCTAA
- the rpsE gene encoding 30S ribosomal protein S5, with amino-acid sequence MAKEQQQANDLQEKLIAVNRVSKTVKGGRIMSFTALTVVGDGNGRVGFGYGKAREVPAAIQKAMEKARRNMVTVALNEGTLHHPVKGRHSGSKVYMQPAAEGTGVIAGGAMRAVLEVAGVHNVLSKAYGSTNPINVVRATIGALVDVKSPEMVAAKRGLTVESISE; translated from the coding sequence ATGGCTAAAGAACAACAACAAGCTAATGATTTGCAAGAAAAGCTGATCGCTGTTAACCGTGTATCTAAGACGGTTAAAGGTGGTCGAATCATGAGCTTTACTGCACTAACAGTAGTTGGTGACGGTAATGGTCGCGTAGGTTTCGGTTACGGCAAAGCTCGTGAAGTACCTGCTGCGATTCAGAAAGCAATGGAAAAAGCGCGTCGTAACATGGTTACTGTTGCGCTTAACGAAGGCACTCTTCACCACCCGGTGAAAGGTCGTCATTCGGGCTCTAAAGTTTACATGCAGCCAGCTGCTGAAGGTACAGGTGTTATTGCCGGTGGTGCAATGCGTGCCGTACTTGAAGTTGCAGGCGTACATAACGTTCTTTCTAAAGCATACGGTTCAACGAACCCTATCAACGTTGTTCGCGCAACGATTGGTGCTCTAGTAGACGTTAAGTCACCAGAAATGGTTGCTGCTAAACGTGGTCTAACTGTTGAATCTATTTCGGAGTAA
- the rpmD gene encoding 50S ribosomal protein L30 encodes MATIKVTQTKSSIGRLPKHKACLKGLGLRRINHTVELEDTPCVRGMINKVYYMVKIEE; translated from the coding sequence ATGGCAACTATTAAAGTAACTCAAACTAAAAGCTCAATTGGTCGCCTACCTAAGCACAAAGCGTGTCTTAAAGGTCTAGGTCTTCGTCGCATCAACCATACAGTAGAACTTGAAGATACTCCGTGCGTACGCGGTATGATCAACAAGGTTTACTACATGGTTAAGATTGAGGAGTAA
- the rplO gene encoding 50S ribosomal protein L15: MRLNTLSPAAGSKPSKKRVGRGIGSGLGKTGGRGHKGQKSRSGGSVRPGFEGGQMPLKQRLPKFGFTSRKSLVSAEVRLAELAKVTGDVVDLNSLKAANVITKNIEFVKIVLSGDLSKAVTVKGLRVTKGAKAAIEAAGGKIEE; this comes from the coding sequence ATGCGTTTGAATACTCTATCACCGGCTGCTGGCTCTAAACCTTCTAAGAAGCGTGTAGGTCGTGGTATCGGTTCTGGCCTTGGTAAAACAGGTGGCCGCGGTCACAAAGGTCAAAAGTCACGTTCTGGCGGCTCTGTTCGTCCAGGTTTTGAAGGCGGTCAAATGCCTCTAAAACAACGTCTACCTAAATTCGGTTTCACTTCTCGTAAGAGCCTAGTGTCTGCTGAAGTTCGTCTAGCTGAGCTAGCGAAAGTAACAGGTGACGTAGTTGATCTTAACAGCCTTAAAGCTGCTAACGTTATCACTAAGAACATCGAGTTTGTTAAGATTGTTCTTTCTGGTGACCTAAGCAAAGCTGTGACTGTTAAAGGTCTACGCGTGACTAAAGGCGCTAAAGCTGCAATCGAAGCTGCAGGCGGTAAAATCGAGGAATAA
- the secY gene encoding preprotein translocase subunit SecY, producing the protein MAKKPGKDFRSAQSGLSELKSRLLFVIGALLVFRAGSFVPIPGIDAAVLADLFDQQKGTIVEMFNMFSGGALERASILALGIMPYISASIVVQLLTVVHPALAELKKEGEAGRRKISQYTRYGTLVLATFQAIGIATGLPNMVDNLVVINQTMFTLIATVSLVTGTMFLMWLGEQITERGIGNGISILIFAGIVAGLPSAIGQTIEQARQGELHVLLLLFIAVLSFAVIYFVVFMERGQRRIVVNYAKRQQGRKVFAAQSSHLPLKINMAGVIPAIFASSIILFPGTLAQWFGQNGESSAFGWLTDVSLALSPGQPLYVMLYAAAIIFFCFFYTALVFNPRETADNLKKSGAFVPGIRPGEQTAKYIDKVMTRLTLAGALYITFICLIPEFMMVAWNVRFYFGGTSLLIVVVVIMDFMAQVQTHLMSQQYDSVLKKANLKGYGR; encoded by the coding sequence ATGGCTAAGAAACCAGGAAAAGATTTTCGTAGTGCTCAGAGCGGCTTAAGTGAATTAAAGTCGCGCTTGTTATTCGTAATTGGTGCACTTTTAGTATTCCGAGCCGGCTCTTTTGTGCCGATCCCTGGTATTGACGCAGCTGTACTTGCCGATTTGTTCGATCAGCAAAAAGGTACCATCGTAGAAATGTTTAACATGTTCTCCGGTGGTGCTCTTGAGCGTGCATCTATATTAGCATTGGGTATCATGCCGTACATTTCGGCATCGATCGTAGTCCAATTGCTAACTGTAGTTCATCCAGCGTTAGCGGAACTCAAGAAAGAGGGTGAAGCAGGCCGTCGTAAGATAAGCCAATATACACGCTACGGCACGCTTGTACTTGCAACATTCCAAGCTATTGGTATCGCAACAGGCTTACCAAACATGGTCGACAATCTGGTTGTTATCAACCAAACCATGTTTACGCTTATTGCTACCGTGAGTTTAGTAACTGGTACCATGTTTTTGATGTGGTTAGGTGAACAAATCACTGAGCGAGGAATCGGTAATGGTATTTCCATTCTGATTTTTGCAGGTATTGTTGCTGGATTGCCTTCTGCAATCGGTCAAACAATCGAGCAAGCGCGTCAAGGTGAATTGCATGTGCTTCTTCTGTTGTTTATCGCGGTATTGTCTTTTGCTGTAATTTACTTCGTAGTTTTCATGGAACGTGGTCAACGTCGTATCGTCGTTAACTATGCGAAGCGTCAACAAGGTCGTAAAGTTTTTGCAGCTCAAAGCTCTCACTTGCCTCTTAAGATTAATATGGCAGGTGTTATTCCAGCGATTTTTGCATCAAGTATTATTTTGTTCCCAGGAACATTAGCGCAATGGTTTGGTCAAAATGGTGAAAGCAGCGCGTTCGGTTGGTTAACTGACGTGTCATTAGCTCTTAGCCCAGGTCAACCTTTGTATGTAATGCTTTATGCAGCAGCTATAATCTTCTTCTGTTTCTTCTATACAGCGTTGGTGTTTAACCCGCGTGAAACAGCTGATAATTTGAAGAAGTCTGGTGCATTCGTACCCGGTATCCGCCCAGGTGAGCAGACAGCGAAATATATCGATAAAGTGATGACTAGACTAACCCTTGCGGGCGCTCTATACATTACTTTTATATGTCTGATTCCTGAATTCATGATGGTCGCGTGGAACGTTCGTTTCTACTTCGGCGGCACATCACTACTAATCGTAGTGGTAGTTATCATGGATTTCATGGCACAGGTACAGACTCATCTGATGTCACAACAGTATGATTCTGTGTTAAAGAAAGCGAATCTGAAAGGTTACGGCCGTTAA
- the rpmJ gene encoding 50S ribosomal protein L36, which translates to MKVRASVKKICRNCKVIKRNGVVRVICSEPKHKQRQG; encoded by the coding sequence ATGAAAGTTCGTGCTTCCGTTAAAAAAATCTGTCGTAACTGTAAAGTTATCAAGCGTAACGGTGTCGTTCGCGTGATTTGCAGTGAGCCAAAGCATAAGCAACGCCAAGGCTAA
- the rpsM gene encoding 30S ribosomal protein S13 — protein sequence MARIAGINIPDHKHSVIALTAIYGIGKTRSQAILAEVGIAEDAKISELTEEQIDQLRDGVAKYTVEGDLRREVSMNIKRLMDLGCYRGLRHRRSLPLRGQRTKTNARTRKGPRKPIKK from the coding sequence ATGGCCCGTATAGCCGGCATTAACATTCCTGATCATAAGCATTCTGTAATTGCACTTACTGCAATCTACGGTATTGGTAAAACTCGCTCTCAAGCTATTCTAGCTGAAGTGGGTATTGCTGAAGATGCTAAGATCAGTGAACTAACTGAAGAGCAGATCGATCAACTGCGTGATGGTGTAGCTAAATACACTGTAGAAGGTGATCTACGTCGTGAAGTATCGATGAACATCAAGCGTCTTATGGACCTTGGCTGTTACCGCGGTCTTCGTCATCGTCGCAGTCTACCACTACGTGGACAGCGTACTAAAACCAACGCTCGTACCCGTAAGGGTCCGCGCAAGCCGATCAAGAAATAG
- the rpsK gene encoding 30S ribosomal protein S11 has translation MAKQPTRARKRVRKQVADGVAHIHASFNNTIVTITDRQGNALAWATAGGSGFRGSRKSTPFAAQVAAERCGEMAKEYGLKNLEVMVKGPGPGRESTVRALNAAGFRITNIVDATPIPHNGCRPPKKRRV, from the coding sequence ATGGCAAAACAACCAACTCGCGCGCGTAAGCGCGTACGCAAGCAAGTAGCTGATGGCGTAGCGCACATTCATGCTTCTTTCAACAACACAATCGTAACTATCACTGACCGTCAAGGCAACGCTCTTGCATGGGCTACAGCAGGTGGTTCAGGTTTCCGTGGTTCTCGTAAATCTACTCCGTTCGCAGCACAAGTTGCAGCTGAGCGTTGTGGTGAAATGGCTAAAGAATATGGCCTAAAGAACTTGGAAGTTATGGTTAAGGGTCCAGGTCCAGGTCGCGAATCTACTGTTCGTGCACTGAACGCTGCTGGTTTCCGTATCACTAACATTGTTGATGCGACACCAATCCCTCATAACGGTTGTCGTCCACCTAAGAAACGTCGCGTTTAA
- the rpsD gene encoding 30S ribosomal protein S4 — protein sequence MARYLGPKLKLSRREGTDLFLKSGVRAIDTKCKIDNAPGVHGARRGRLSEYGVQLREKQKVRRIYGVLEKQFRNYYKEAARLKGNTGANLLQLLEGRLDNVVYRMGFGATRAESRQLVSHKSILVNGKVVNVPSFKVAANDVVSIREKAKQQSRIKAALEVAEQREKPTWIEVDAGKMEGTFKRMPERSDLSADINEHLIVELYSK from the coding sequence ATGGCAAGATATTTGGGTCCTAAGCTGAAGCTTAGCCGTCGCGAAGGTACTGACTTATTCCTTAAGTCTGGTGTCCGTGCGATCGATACCAAGTGTAAAATTGATAACGCACCAGGTGTACACGGCGCTCGTCGCGGTCGTCTATCTGAGTATGGCGTTCAGCTTCGTGAGAAGCAAAAAGTTCGTCGTATTTACGGCGTTCTAGAAAAACAATTCCGCAACTACTACAAAGAAGCTGCACGTCTTAAAGGCAACACAGGTGCAAACCTGCTTCAGCTTCTTGAAGGTCGTCTTGATAACGTAGTTTACCGTATGGGCTTTGGCGCTACTCGTGCTGAATCTCGTCAACTAGTTAGCCACAAGTCTATTCTAGTTAACGGTAAAGTTGTAAACGTTCCTTCTTTCAAAGTAGCGGCAAACGACGTTGTTTCTATCCGCGAGAAAGCTAAACAGCAATCTCGTATTAAAGCGGCTCTAGAAGTTGCTGAACAACGTGAAAAGCCAACTTGGATTGAAGTAGATGCTGGCAAAATGGAAGGTACATTCAAGCGTATGCCTGAGCGTTCTGACCTATCAGCTGACATCAATGAACACTTGATCGTCGAACTTTACTCTAAGTAA
- a CDS encoding DNA-directed RNA polymerase subunit alpha, whose product MQGSVTEFLKPRLVDIEQINTTHAKVTLEPLERGFGHTLGNALRRILLSSMPGCAVTEVEIEGVLHEYSTKEGVQEDILEILLNLKGLAVRVAEGKDEVFITLNKSGSGPVVAGDITHDGDVEIANPEHVICHLTDDNAEIAMRIKVERGRGYVPASARIHTEEDERPIGRLLVDATYSPVDKIAYAVEAARVEQRTDLDKLVIDMETNGTLEPEEAIRRAATILAEQLDAFVDLRDVRVPEEKEEKPEFDPILLRPVDDLELTVRSANCLKAEAIHYIGDLVQRTEVELLKTPNLGKKSLTEIKDVLASRGLSLGMRLENWPPASIAED is encoded by the coding sequence ATGCAGGGTTCTGTAACAGAATTTCTTAAGCCGCGTCTTGTTGACATTGAACAGATCAATACGACACACGCGAAAGTAACTCTTGAGCCATTAGAGCGCGGTTTCGGCCACACTCTAGGTAATGCTCTTCGCCGCATTCTTCTATCTTCTATGCCGGGTTGTGCCGTAACAGAAGTTGAAATTGAAGGTGTGCTACACGAATACAGCACTAAAGAAGGCGTTCAGGAAGATATCCTGGAAATCCTTCTAAACCTTAAAGGTTTAGCTGTACGCGTTGCTGAAGGCAAAGATGAAGTGTTTATTACACTGAACAAATCAGGCTCAGGCCCTGTTGTTGCAGGTGACATCACCCACGATGGTGATGTAGAGATCGCTAACCCTGAGCACGTAATTTGTCACCTAACGGATGACAATGCTGAGATCGCTATGCGTATCAAAGTAGAACGTGGTCGTGGTTACGTTCCAGCTTCAGCTCGTATCCATACTGAAGAAGATGAGCGTCCAATCGGTCGTCTACTTGTTGACGCTACTTACAGCCCGGTCGATAAAATCGCCTACGCTGTAGAAGCGGCACGTGTAGAACAACGTACTGACTTAGACAAGCTTGTTATCGATATGGAAACGAACGGTACTCTTGAACCTGAGGAAGCAATCCGTCGTGCAGCTACTATTTTAGCTGAACAATTGGATGCGTTCGTAGATCTTCGTGATGTACGTGTACCTGAGGAGAAGGAAGAGAAGCCAGAATTCGATCCTATCCTACTACGTCCTGTAGACGATCTTGAACTAACAGTTCGCTCTGCTAACTGTTTGAAGGCAGAAGCGATTCACTACATCGGTGATCTTGTACAGCGCACTGAGGTTGAGCTACTTAAAACGCCAAACCTTGGTAAGAAATCTCTTACAGAGATTAAAGATGTGCTTGCTTCACGTGGTCTTTCTCTAGGCATGCGTCTAGAAAACTGGCCACCAGCGTCAATCGCTGAAGATTAA
- the rplQ gene encoding 50S ribosomal protein L17: MRHRKSGRQLNRNSSHRKAMFSNMASSLVRHEVIKTTVPKAKELRRVIEPLITLAKTDSVANRRLAFARTRDNEVVAKLFNELGPRFAARQGGYTRILKCGFRTGDKAPMAYIELVDRPAAEEAAE; the protein is encoded by the coding sequence ATGCGCCATCGTAAAAGTGGTCGTCAACTCAACCGCAACAGCAGTCATCGCAAAGCGATGTTCAGCAACATGGCTAGCTCTCTTGTTCGTCACGAAGTTATTAAAACTACCGTGCCTAAAGCAAAAGAACTACGTCGCGTAATTGAGCCATTGATTACCCTAGCTAAGACAGACAGTGTTGCTAACCGTCGTCTTGCATTTGCTCGCACTCGTGATAACGAAGTTGTGGCAAAACTATTTAATGAACTAGGCCCGCGTTTCGCGGCTCGCCAAGGTGGTTACACTCGCATTCTTAAATGTGGTTTCCGTACTGGTGATAAAGCTCCAATGGCTTACATTGAGCTTGTAGACCGCCCAGCTGCTGAAGAAGCTGCTGAGTAA
- a CDS encoding DUF2780 domain-containing protein, protein MKKILITMLSSLAVVSCASTSDSEQTGSTSDTNYSQLSQTALMAAVNMWSQQNETTPLADTVANQTSVTSDQAIGGIGSMLALAQNSLGSVDNKELATLIPGMSTLDSTGLSSVLSSQGAVESAFAGLGMDSSMITTFAPIILQTLQSQGATSGLMDSLAAIWQ, encoded by the coding sequence ATGAAGAAAATACTCATCACTATGCTCAGCAGCCTTGCTGTAGTCTCTTGCGCTAGCACTAGCGACTCTGAACAAACCGGTTCAACATCAGATACCAACTATTCCCAACTATCACAAACTGCACTAATGGCAGCTGTGAATATGTGGTCTCAGCAAAACGAAACAACACCACTTGCTGATACCGTTGCTAATCAGACGTCTGTAACTAGCGATCAAGCAATCGGCGGCATCGGTTCAATGCTGGCACTTGCACAAAATTCTCTTGGCTCTGTAGACAACAAAGAACTCGCAACGCTGATTCCGGGCATGTCGACGCTTGACTCTACGGGTCTATCGTCAGTATTAAGCTCGCAAGGTGCCGTTGAAAGTGCGTTTGCTGGGTTAGGTATGGATTCGTCAATGATCACAACATTCGCGCCAATCATTCTTCAAACACTTCAATCTCAAGGTGCAACCAGCGGACTGATGGATTCACTTGCAGCTATTTGGCAGTAG